The genomic DNA CCTATAATAAATAATGAATATCTTTTATCCATTATCTTAGGGACATTTTTCCTCAACACGAGAGATGGTTTTGCTTTATTGGGATTAATGAAATAGAATTCAGGTATTTCCATGATTTTTCACAACAGCCTAGTAATTGGTATCCTGTTGTGACACAGAAGTACTCTGTTTTTGTTTGCTACCGCCTTCCCAAATTGGCCTTTCTAGAACCAACCTCAACCCTTTATCACTAAACTTTACATCAAAAGAATCTTCTCGTTTAAAGTACCAATGTTGAAAAGATGTTGGAATACAAAAGGAACAAAACAATTTTGGTTGAGTACAGGGGTATATTTACgattttaaaaagaaaatatcATGGCAAGATACTGCTACTTTTGAATTTAGGCTGGAACTGACTTTTACACCAAAATAGTGTAAAGTACAGTTTCGAAGTTGGGTTGAACAAGGTGCATTACCCATGTATCTAAAATATAGAATATGCTTTTAGACATTGGCTCAATTTCATAAGCTGTTGTAATAATAGTTAGCAATATTTTACCTCCCCAGTTCCAAATCTCCCCCTCTTCAGTCAACCCCATAGTGAAAAATCCACCACAAGATACAGCAGCCAGAGGCACGGGTAAAGCTTTTACTTTGGAAGGGATGCTAAGTCCACCTGCCTGATCTGGTCCTCGATTAGGACCTAGACCCAGTCTACCTTCTCCTTCGTCTCGACCCCATGTGTAAAGTTCACCTACATAGAATGAGGTAAAGAGGCAAGTAAGGCTCTAGTATAGCAATAAACCATCTGTCCCCAAAAAAAAGTCTTACAATAAATAATCCTACACGTGTAGAAATAATATAGCACAAGTACATTACTGGTCAAAGTTAAGAAGAGGGGAAACTGTATGCATAATAGTAAATGCATTTCTTATTATTTTAAGTTTTACTATTAGTTAAACTGAGACAACTAGAATCTCTCCACGTATTTGATTACCAACACAAGACCTTTTAGATGACGGAGGGAGGAATGTAACAACAAAGTGTTTAATTCCTTCCCAAcatgcacaaaattagcacaataTCAAGCACGCAAAGCAACTCCATTACATCATTGAAGCATAATTATCAATGATAATTATGTATAAGGAAACTAATTAATGACTGTATTTCACATTAAAAAACTGAAGTAGTCATTAACCTTCATTAAGAACACAGTTATCtactaataatttaaaaatgatCAAAATACCAATAACTATCTTTCATGTTTAGGCTGTGGAAGATCAGCCCTATCATCTAATATCAAGTACACAATAAAACACTTCAAAAAAAATTACTAAGCTTGGAAAATTACCCACTTAAAATTACCATCTCAGCTTTTTATACACATATGATTGGATTTTTAGAAAAGCGTTTAACCTTACAAATTGATTGTTCTATAGTGCAGAACTGCAGGTTAGCTATGGCTTGTCACAAATTGAAACCCATATACCTTAACAAAGTGATTAACCAGTGTATACACACTACATGAAACCTTAAACTTAACTACCAAGTACAAATAATGTACTGGAAATACTCTATTGTACTTGGCATGCTATAGATATACAACAATGTATATGTTTGTCAGCACACAAATGCTTGCTTAAATGATATCATATCATTTTTTGCTCCCACCCCAGCAATAAAACTCCTAATGCAGCAAGTAGATCTCGCCtcatttacaaaaaaaatattaaggTCCGCTTCTTTCTTATAGATGGCTTTCCTGATGAAACTATAAAAGTTAAATTTTTCACTTAACCCATGAGAGGGTAAAATTAGAACGATTAGAGCAAACAGCACATTTAAAAGGTATACATTTCATAAGCTCAAATAATTGGTGGTCTAAATCAGAATCAAAATAATATAATCATATTCAAATAAATGAGTTTGTACATCTAGGCATCACAAAGTACCTACCTGATTCAGTGATCGCAGCGGTATGCGTTCCACTGGTAGAAACATGACATATAGGTTTGTCCCAAGGGCCTTCCACTAATCTAGGAATCAGTTCTCTTGTATAAACAGAGTGACCAAGAGCTCCAAAACCACCATAACCCCTGAAATTTTAAATTCCAAAACATCATGTAGTGCAAACCATACAAACATATCCACAAACCCGTTATGTGATATCGATAGTGCAACTGTTAGTTTTTCCATAAACATGCCAGAAATGGATAGATACATGGATAGCATTAACTTATTCTTATCATAACATAAACTGGCCACACTTCAATTAACATGATCATAAAGTTTTATTATGCAACAACATGATTGTGGGACAAGAAAAACAATAATGAACAACTTTCAAAATATAAGAGACAAGCTAACTATGTAACGTAAACATAAAAATTTGAACTTGACCAAATATCTTGATCCTGAGGGGACGCCTCACACTAAGCAGCATCTGAAGTGCATTAGAGAGATGCCTACCTACATGTTTAATTTTAAACATCAAATAAGGGACTAAAGACAAGTTCCATTTGCATTAAAACATTTTAAATCTCATAATCCAAACGTCACCTAAGAGGACTAAAGACAAGTTCCATTTGCATTAAAACATTTTAAATCTCATAATCCAAACGTCACCTAAGAGGCTAAGACGCATCTGGTGAAACAAGAAACTAACCAAGTAACATACCTAATGTATCCACTTGTACCTTATATTTACTAACTACTCAAATATACCTCAAGTATTCCACTAGTATCTTGCATATCATAATACCAATTATAACTACAAATTCATGAATTAGACATGAAAAACCGGGTCAAAAAAAATCTTGATAATTACCATCGTCTAAAGTGCATTAGACAATGTCTACTTCACTACTCATCCATCAATTATCTATATCCAAACCAAAAATACCTAGTGTATTCTTGCACGTCATAATACCAATTTCAACTAcaaaattcttttaaaaaaacTCGAATAGGTTAGGTTAAAGCAAGAATATTCAACCTCGACAATTAGGCCCTTCAAAAGTGCATTATACAATGTCTACATTACTACTCATATGTCGATTATCTACATACCTAGTGTAATCTTGCACATCACAATACCAATCTCAACTacaaaattcataaaataaactcGAAAAGGCCAAACACGAAAAATCGAAACTAACCAAGTAAAAACCTGACCAAGAGAATCAAGACAAACAGAATGAAGCCCACCAAGAGCAACACACTTAACATTCACCAACCCCGAATTCAGACACGGAACATAAACACAATCCTCATTCCCAAGTCCTAATCTTCCACCATCCCCTTTCCCCCAAATCCAACACTGACCCTCCACATAAACCGCCGAGTGAAACAACCCCAGTGAAATTCCGATCTCCGGCCGGTCGCCGCCGGCGCCGGAAATGGGCAAACGGCCGGAAATGGAGGAGGAGAGATGGGCAGAAGCGGGGAGAAAAAGGGTGTGTAGAGGTGATGGGTAGAGCTTGATTTGAGCTGTGTTTGATGTGCCGCAGCCGAGTTGGCCTGAGTCGCCTCGGCCCCATGTGAAGAGTTGAAGCTTTTGAGCATTTTGTTGAGTTGAAGATGATGAAGAaggtgatgatgatgatggtgatgaaGAGTAAAGGCGGCGAAATGGGAAGCGGGAGTATTTGTTCATAGCGTGTGGGTGTGGGTGCGAGGGTGAGTGAGATTCCGAATTAGTATCGGAGTATTTGTTTCGAAATGATACGTGTTATTTTTTAATTTACGGGATTTATTTTAATATACTAAGGCTCATTATAATTATGAGTGAATATTCAATGATATATAGACAACTTATTATTTAGAAATGATTTCGGAAACGAATTTTAGAACTCAAGCATTTCTCTTTTGTTTTTGTGAGATGATTAGATgctatatatatttttcataattattcaacaataatttttataataatcgTCCATTGAAAATAAGGCATCATAAATCTTTTGAGAGATAATTAACAAAAGTTGTTAATTAAGCCGATACAATTATCATTTaacctttatatatatatatttatgtaaatTTTACGAGAATATAACTAGATGATCTGATTATAAGGTGCCCGTTTGggaaatattaaaataagtaacttatgatttaaaatgattaagtgcgaaataagtgataagttgataaatacttataagttctatgagtgtttggataaatttacttataagtcaaaagttttttttacttcaattaattaaaacaaataattattaaatacaattatcttagttcatgaatcttaaattagaaaatatttaaaaatttatattttaaaatcaaaactttagaaaaatgtgaaaaaatgaaaataagttgAAAAAAAGTACGTAACTGCCAactttcaacttatcagcttataagttgtaattcagcttataagttgggtcgacaaacactcgtcgataagaTGTTACGGGCTTATAAATCATAAGTGGCTTATAAGTATATTGCCAAACAAGCCCAAGATGGTAAGCAAACCTAAGGAGAATATTGTTGAAGAGAAAAATCGAACCTTCATCTCTCTTACATGAGAgtgaaacaattttataaattACAAAGAATTATAAATATCTTTTATTATAATCATATTCTTCGTAATTGATAAGTTATAATGTAAACTTGgtattataaaatttttaaaatttagaaagTGAAATTGTTTTAACGAAAAGTTAAAATTGTTCATGGAGCAAGAAAATAATTTTAGTGAAAAGTTAAAGGGGTTCCTGAAGCAATTAAGTATGGTTTTTAATGTAAATTTAAAGCAGTTCATATAGCAGAGATTCATGAAAGTGTATTTCCCCATATATATAATTAAACACCGAACAGTGTCACACACAACTTATCGTTGACAATATTCGAAGCACCTTATCGTTGACAATATTCGAAGCCTATAAATGTCGTAAGGGGGGCGGGGAGTGACAGTGGTACCAGTAGAGCTGGCCAAATGTGCGGGTTTGAACAGCACATTCGGGACCGGTTCGTACGGAAACCGTAAAAAATTCGGACCGAACcgggccggttcaaacccgcCCAACTCGCTAAATTAGGTGAACCGAAtacgaattttaatttcagaacCCGGAACCGCACGAGCCCGCACGAGCCGCATGGACCAGGCAACTCGCACAGCCAGCACGAGCCCGCACAGCCCGCCCGCGGTTGTGCCTCACGCGCCAACGTCTTTCTCGTCTGATCTGTTTTCTGCGATGTCTGTGATTCTGTGACTGTCTGTAATTGCAACGTTAACCTGCAAGTTAACGTTACACTCCTCCAGTCCACCTTAAACGACACTTTGATCTccttataaatatatacatataaacatcACTTTTATTCACAATTTCTTCGAACTCAATTTCTGTTTCTCTCAATCTCAATTTCTCCGACCTCCAACTTCTTTCCCCGACCTCCAACTTTTGTTTCTCCGACTTCTTTATCCGACTTCTTATAACCCAACTCTCAACAATTCACGTTTATAATTCAATCCCCATTCGCAATTTGTAATTCAACAACAAAAATTCGAATATAAAATAAAGGTAACAGAAAATGGAACAGGGAAGAGGGAATATTTCTTCTCAAGGTTCAACCCCGTCGGCTTCGATGCTCCCGCTTCGACTCGGATCCACGTTTAATACCGAAGAAGGTATGTTATTTTCATGTTTATTTCTTCTCAAGGTGTGtttttgattgtatatatatggCGACGGCTTATATATTTTGTGTGTTTTTGATTTTGTGTGTTTTTGACTGTATAAGATTTTGTGTTAACTATTTTTTGGTCAACTGAATTCAGCTACTTTTATAAATTGTTTATTCGtgtattataatatattatttattcgttttgtaaattcatttttttaattgaTGATTGTAAATTCCTTTACTAATTTTATTCGTTTTTTAAATTTCTGTAGGTGCTACGAGTTCGAGACAATCATCGCACGTGTGGACATATTTTTCGAAAGAAGCTATGCCAGATAATCCGAATAGATTTAAAGTACATTGTTTGATTTGTGTACAAAATGGTAGACCACAGCCACCATTTAGTTATGCTCGAGGGACCGGCACGGGAACACTAAGCCGACATTTGGAGAATATTCACTCATTACGAAGGCGAGTCACGAAAGCGGAGAAGCACGAAGAGGTCCACAACAATCACAACTCGGTGGTTTTATGACATCAACGGGAGGTGGAGGTATGCCTTTTTCATATAGTAGAGATAGAATGATAGAAAGTTTTGCTACTTTTGTTACACTAGACGAGTTACCATTTTCTCACGGTGAGAATgataatttataatatatgatGAAAACTACGATAAATCCGGCATTTAGAAAAAATCCTAGAAACACACTAAAACGGCACACAATAACACAATATCATTGCGCTAGAGCACAATTAATTGAATTTTTTCGAGAATTTGATGATATGGTTTCGTTAACTAGTGATTGTTGAAGTTCGAGTCAGGGTGAGCCTTATATATGTGTTACCGTTCATTGGATTGGTGTCGATTATATGTTACAAAAACGAATTATTGCATTTGATGTTATGGACGAATCATACACCGGTTATAATATTATGTCTAGAATTTTAGATACAATTAAAGAATTTAATTTGTTTAACAAGGTATTCAGAATTTCCTTAGATAATGCTGCTAATAACAACAAATGTATTAATTATATTAGGACCGAAATTCCTTTAGTTTTAGATGGAGTATTTTTACACATTAGATGTTGTGCTCACATAGTTAACTTAACGGCTCAAGTAGGAATTCAACAAATAACTAATTTATTATAACCTATTAGGAAGGTAATTAAGTATCTACGTTTGGCAGGTAAATATAGGTCTAGGTACAAGAAATTGTgtaaagaaaatggactaaggtCGAAAAAATGGGGTATCGATTGTCCTACAAGATGGAGTTCGACATATAAATTACTTGTTGAAGCAATTAAATATAAACCCATTATTACCATCTTATATAACGACGATCCAATTCACAAATACGAAGGAGGAATTATTACCGAGGAAGATTGGGAATTAGCATATACTGTACGTGACATACTTTATTATTTTGCGCATGCTACTAAAGTTTTTTTTTATGTTTATGAACCAAATGTACACCATTGTATCATTGAATGTGTTAGTATTGTTACTACTTTAAAGGAATACGAAGAAAATGATAATTTTAGTGATATTATTAAGGATATGAAAATTAAATGGATTGAATACTTTACCGAATTTCCGTATATTTATGGTATTGCATGTCTTCTTGATCCCGGTGTTAGGAAGGAAGGTTTAGAAAACATGTTAGAACATTATTATGCAGTGTTAGGAGTTTCATATAATCATGCTTTATATGTAAATAATTGTTTAAATTTGTTGTTTCGTCTTATAAATATGTATGCTCCAAAAACTCAAAGTACTATACCAGCGAAGAGTAGTAATACTTCTAATAGGTTTAGTAGTACCATTTCATCTATACTAACCAAAAAATAAAAATGTAGAATTTCCGAGTCATCAACCGTACCTTCTTCTGCCACTAGTATGATTCACGAATTTTTTTCATATAGTTATGAGTTaaatgatgattttgatatactAATATGGTGGAAGAATCATGAGTTACAATTTCCGGTTTTAGCAAAAATTGCAAATGATATTTTAGTTGTCCCAGCTTCTACAATTGCGTCCGAGTCCGCTTTTAGTGCAGGCAGAAGAGTGTTAGATGAGAAGTGATCCAGTCTTGCGCCAGACGTCGTAAAGATTTTAGTTTGCAAAAAAGATTGGGATGAAGCTGATAAAAGACAACAACGAAGAAAAGAAGACCCCGACGATGACGACGAGCCGTGGATGACAATGGATACTTTATCCGAATCGGGAAACTCAACTAGCGAACAACTTTAGAACAAATAtttaatgtaattttttttaaagttgGAATATCATTtgatttgtaattttttaatgtttgatgcggtttgttccgttttttttagagaggagtcctctcacatcatttgtaatttttttaaattaataaaatttataagaggtaccgtcctctttttaaccaaaaatctaaaataataaaattaattgattacaaTTATTATTTTTCGAATAAATTATGTGACATAATAGAAAATAATGttacattttattaataattttttaataaacaTTGTTATACTAATTTCGACTTTTATATagtaaaaaatatttattatacaCACGAATtttctattaaaataatataaatgattAAACTCTATTTATATGCTTGACTGATTGCCGCTTGGACATCACATTCACATCACATGATGTGACATAGACATAGTAGACAGTAGAATGCACATGGATGGATGCACAGCCCGCACTCGACCCACTCAGTCCGCACTCAACCCGGTTCAGCCCGCATCGCTCACGAGTCCGTGTCGGTCAGTTCGAACCCGGCCCGACCCGATTCGTTCAACTTGCATGTCGGTTCAGTATTCATGCTTCACGAGCTCAACCGGCATTCAGCCCCGCCCGGCCCGGACCGCATGGACACGCCCAACTGGCCAGCTCTAGGTACCAGTGACCTCTCGGTCCCCCGGAACAAAATATATTTGGTTCACCCAGGGAGGGGGTTCTCCAGAACACAACAGAGATAATTTGCCCTTTCTAACACCAAGAACAGATAGAACTTGCTTCCGGGACTAGATAGAAACTATGCAACTGGTTCACAGGCCTTGAGTTCCGGTGATTAAAACGTCAATATCAAATGTCAGATTTTCTAACCGCAAATTAAAACACATTACTGGTATAAACTCCATTTTTGAATGCAGTTTCCGCAAATTACTAGTACATGGACAATTATTTGATGCATTCTGCAACAAATCCTATTTTGCTTCTCTGGACAAAGAAGGCTTAACCCTAAACTACTAGACAAACCATTTACGATTACACATCTTCAGACCACAACGATTGCAGCTGTACAAGGTTGTGGGTTTAAAGAGCATTATTTGTATATAAAGAGTTTAGGTACTGCAATTTTGCAGGAATAAGTTCTTTCATTGATTGTAAGCAATTAAACTGTACAACATTGGATCGCACTCCAGGAAAATTCCACATAGATTATGTTAAAATTTAATATCCAAAATCAGAAAATATATAATCACGCATAGCCAAGAACCTGAACAGAAATTGTCGGGTATTCTTTCATGTTCTCTTTTAAATTCGTATTTCTGTTGTGCAAAGTAGAGGAAATAGGGGGCAGCACATAGGGAATGAAATCTAAGGGCATGGGATGGGATAGGTCATAGGAGTATATGTCAATGAGAATGATTGAAATTCCAAGGGGCATCCGGAGAAGTAGAGTGTAGACAATGATTTACTAGGTTAATGGGAATAAAGTTCTCACTCCAATCAAATCAAGCTGCTCACCAAAAGAATTAAGGTTCTGAGTTTTGTTTTGCTGAACAGGTTTGTTTACCATGAACCAAACGCTACCCTAATACTCAATATTAATCATAAGGAATCCTCAACCCAGATGGTTTAAAAAGGATTAAAAGCAGACTTCAACCAAATTAAAATGTTGGTGTAAAAATACACACTACACTCTATCATATACGCTTGCGATGTGCCAAACATAACATTAAAATCCTAATTAACCTCTCAATAACAGCAATGCAGAACTGCACTTCTGATGAGATTTGGGTAAAATCTGGTATTTATATAAAtgttaaatatataaaaaatataaaaagatTACCGTCTAATTGTCAAACCAAGAAAAATGGCTTCCAATGTTAGCCAATCGAAAAGTACAAGTTCACAACTCGACAAACAACCTACAAACCCAATGTCTACCTTTAACTTGGCAGAATCCTTAAGCCTCTCTGCGGTTTAAGTAAAGCTTACCCATGACATGGAGAACAGCAACAAAAGCAATGAAACCAATGCTCATGACAAGAACAACATTGGGTGAGATTTTCAGTCCCGGAGCATCATCGGTGTAAAACTGGAGCATGTTGCCACTTGTTCCTCCAGCAGAAGCACCACCTGCGCTTGCTGTCCTTCTCCTGCGCAGATTGGCAGCAGATGCTGCAGCAGTTCCTCTTTGGGGAGCTCCGCTTGAAGACATTTCTGTAACAAGCATTTCAACTGTTATATATAGATACTCTACACTATAATCGTACATATATGCAAGATAAAGAAGGAAGCTGGCATAATTTAATGGTGGCACGTAACCAGAAAACTGGATGAACTCGTCGAGTAATTCAACACATGACATTCACAAAATTATCCTAttaaagaacttcaggtatataGGCATAAATTGCATCATATATAATTTACATGACAAAAGCTGGTTAATATCTTAATTATCACTTTAAGTCAATAAAACAAAACGTATTAATAACCACCTCCTCAAAATCTCCATCGTTAAATAATATTTCATGTCCCTTTAGGATGTATACATTGGGAGACGGAGACTCGCCGCTCCTTTTTAACATAGTTccattaattatttttttcttctaaataaaaatttgATGTTTAAAGTTCAATTCAGAAAacgaaaattttaaaaatagataatggaactatattttatattcaccttaaaatgtgtgtcgaaCATTGAAAAAAACTGTATAAAAATGAATTTGACGGAGGGAGCAACTATCTCCGACCTACAGGCTGTGTATGCTCGGAGGGAGCAACTATCTCCGACCTACAGGCTGTGTATGCTTAGAGCTTTACTGTGTAGGCTGAAGAATGAACAAGTAGCATCAAAGTTTAATCATAAACTACAACTCTCCATTCCTAATTTATTTACATTCCGAGATCCAAAATTCCACATCAAACTACACACAAGTTTATCCAAAAAAACATACGAAACTTCCAAGTCTCGCAAACTAAAATCCCGTAAACACAAAACAACACGAATCAATCCTACAATCACTCAATCACACCGATCGATAAAACTAAAGTCCAAACACATAAAACGTCAATTACACAGATCTCGTTAGGGTTTACATATCGATCTAAACCATAAATCCACCTCAATTAGACACGTCACAGATCAAAATAACAGTTGTTCAATCAGTTCACAATTCACTttctattttattattaaattattaattaataatttcaaTTCAACACACATCACAAATCTAAATTATAAACATAACAGATCTAAATAGAATTGAGTAAGTTAACAGATTGAATAATAAGACTATTAAAACACAATTGAGATTTGAGAATTGACCTAGTTTTGGATCGGGTCGTGATGGTGCTCCGATTTGATTTGAGTCTTCTTCGTAGTGAAAAAATATTTGTATGAAATGAGCCTTACTACGCGTTATTATATCAGGGAGGCCACATGTTCTAGCCAATAATATTGTGCCATGTCATTTTCTGCGTGTCACTGCTTTTCCACTTGTATAATTAggtaaatatttttgaaaaattgtCAAAAGTTGTTTACCTATTTCCAGCTTTTACGCTGTGTTCCCGAATTTAGggtagaaaagaaaagaatattttcttttctttaatctttccaaaaataggaagaa from Apium graveolens cultivar Ventura chromosome 5, ASM990537v1, whole genome shotgun sequence includes the following:
- the LOC141659584 gene encoding RCC1 domain-containing protein RUG3, mitochondrial, with the protein product MNKYSRFPFRRLYSSSPSSSSPSSSSSTQQNAQKLQLFTWGRGDSGQLGCGTSNTAQIKLYPSPLHTLFLPASAHLSSSISGRLPISGAGGDRPEIGISLGLFHSAVYVEGQCWIWGKGDGGRLGLGNEDCVYVPCLNSGLVNVKCVALGGLHSVCLDSLGQVFTWGYGGFGALGHSVYTRELIPRLVEGPWDKPICHVSTSGTHTAAITESGELYTWGRDEGEGRLGLGPNRGPDQAGGLSIPSKVKALPVPLAAVSCGGFFTMGLTEEGEIWNWGANSNHELGRGDKIGGWKPQPIASLKDIRIIQIASGGYHSLALSDEGKVFSWGHGGHGQLGHSSIQNQKTPLAIDLLADQRVVYIACGGSSSAAVTDTGKLYMWGNSKDHQLGVPGLRDVQTSPVEVKFLSEDDELGNHKVLAVAIGASHAMSLVSRSA
- the LOC141659585 gene encoding protein transport protein Sec61 subunit beta-like; translated protein: MSSSGAPQRGTAAASAANLRRRRTASAGGASAGGTSGNMLQFYTDDAPGLKISPNVVLVMSIGFIAFVAVLHVMGKLYLNRREA